In Gammaproteobacteria bacterium, one genomic interval encodes:
- a CDS encoding RHS repeat-associated core domain-containing protein: MAFIRRAHSLPAFFFSLLLTFSTAGAVDLDGSHLAVPGDFNADGRLDVLLQPLTTRDRGSLVLQDGTGALSVVAQGWDPGYLGLDWSAGASVVTTADLNGDGQDDVLVQPARTGGNAAVLITDPSVQLLHVSQVIPANYLSVDWAAAAHGIVTGDFDGDRHRELFLQAMKRKGTGLIVHADAAGHLVGATQAFVDGYLGRFWSAADETFYVGDFNGDARDDLLVQSKRRGSGESVYALLLADGAGRFTRLSQTWNNRDLGADWNPATHVILIEDANGDGIMDITLRSKNGGTNSLFEGNTQGGFTRATVKWNGDKSATEALRDAGKPVNGGISIVAAPGPTANIITAPTDPEQDPVVVRGTQGTQGSGQIMTVNAVGNMQGQPGVSGGTATYSIPVALPPGISGMQPSIALSYSSRGGNGEMGMGWSVSAGSQVHRCPATEAMDGYSNGVTYGSSDRLCLDGQHLIRVSGSAYGHDGAVYRTELDSFARITETGDMDTDTSSFKVEDKDGHERRYGYGSNIGASKNTVFRAYDTAAGAVMTKPLAWGLGMEVDTYNNSIIYYYSSFGLGEYLLTRVTYTGSGATDGNREVDFNYLARSDASSQYLAGGLTQQTQILSSVSTVENGAVVSTYNLEYADSVATRRSLLTGVQQCGGSGAGRLCLPETTFTWHDPATSFDSPVSIDSQDACGLSSVRVTGYQPTTSSVGDINGDGFRDLLHYRSGCDATIYLMGHGGQLTGSYVVTDVSNPSNSIFADVLPSTETDIDNDGTADLIGEAKDGAWLAYSRFTGSGLGAAVKLRDDANNAIHYSYQVQEPGGAQTVNSIVAITDANGDGRADIVALMPDPDTSGNWMLGVYLNDTPPCGGTCTPEFNSIPLRMYTAPNYTDGNGFVRVLSAGPVGDMDGNGLPDFGVSYISGGVSKSYWLFTQRTPGIGFTAVSQDADGRTQEGRVGMQLDINGDGLPDMVYDCTLQKDWCYALNTGKPGTGLFGPEVNTGSLDAQAGNDNAKAGMLQADIDNDGLAELIYPSILKSEYCIRVTQGSEPVDKCAYSTGQTLPANEDLSIYQYAVLRFVPQLVAGAYVYKPVGGTTGIIAQAHLAAPMDLEGDGLSDVVSPFTKWYADGYFIDQGTYTRPIGPHMSSNTASSTSSLNAAPDLMTDATDGFGVTASWNYYPLSSSKTYGGVPLYASPATGSGGAYAGDGYFYFSSSMYVVGDYSVSDGIGGTNVHDFHYGQAIYSGQGRGFQGFRTVVEDNVEVGSRTVQVYHQRFPLSGTLEESWTMPVAEGVDLVAPVPPANHHYVDHVANTWGCLKKNETAGLTVDGITCSKLLDAGTFVPVLTRSIETRYDVGSYALLSTTDTQYCPVSGGACAGGLGYDMYANPLGSVSTTTDAGGTYVSSVSNTYASDTTSWWLDKLTSSTKTVDAGYTANDPAAVSRTTTYTYDGGRSLNVVDALGDGAATEITTDYDHDARGNVSKVTVSGGSGATAVGPRITTTTYTTGADAFYFVKTVTNPMGHVTTITPDPRFGSPSLVTDPNGVKTAYGYDVFGRKVSTQVTDPISLPEQVIQYLPGNDGSCDGAAVPAAYYVLVNQEGAPSHYSCYDKLGRVIREVTESFSSNGDNIAQRTDYDALGRVTRVNEPHFGAEAIRWNTRAYATDILGRLTDMTTRGVHTHYDYDGFSTTVTTSASGVADRVDVETRNAIGKMLSVTNASGTTDAAATSYQYDSDGNPVKIIAADATHIDAVYNILGQKVEVTDPDQGHSVYVYDALGDLKQQTDGNNQTIVMAYDNLGRMVSKTAPEGISTWCYDSQACDGSNTAPYIGKLRIAASPGGYQQNYMYDGNGRLNHVRDVIDGASYDTDTTFDADGRIDTVTYPASVANAVPTASAGSNQYVPPGATVTLHGSATDADAAPNPVLYRWTQSAGPAADLSDGTATTPTFTATSTLGTTYSFQLTADDGLSAGSDTVNVTVPSAPTTPNGMNAGADPDRDGDYTVSWNAVAVTGTTMKYHLEEAGTDTSSAPPASAYTEIALVTGTSRVVSHPGNGHYYYWYRVKAENFIGSSPVGTSGYSGADSIHLVVAPGTPSSISPTAASSTTGSYSVSWGAYTGALPSSKVFYELQEDTATGWPSPTLVYTGTSRSKSFSGKGLGEYYYRVRACNQDGALKACSDYLGRAFIEVTGSGGCPNCNPQIVAPGDGSIAAAVPASPDLLAAARHSGESRNPALSQLASTEPLTSVDPIQLSDPTRVALATVQAPRKQPNLSARPEFAPPLYKAWAGAHLESATTTYPVARLSVKYAYTANGYLWKLTSGVDPNRVYWQVNSFAGGTGSTDAAGNFYEHGMDAHGNVVVADSGANLSTHYSYDPLTRYMVETSTSLSGSGTVQDMTFQWTPTGNLTQRSDVLTGASEAFHYDLHNRLLDSTVTNAGGTQPMVSYSYNSVGNITQKVEGTNTTTYAYGFGTDHPHAVATLSGAATASYNYDADGNMSCRDSAGLSCTGTPTGNVVWDSDNQPTNITEGSNYSNFSYASDKHKYKEVAMASGTQTTTLYIGGLEIETTGTTVEYHHNMTAYGRPVLLDKFVTDTATGNPAETQDYLLTDHLGSVTTTVEGASNIVGHRNYDSFGRKRDPGTWTGTGSGSSATKTHGYTDHEDLDHLNLVHMQGRVYDPKLGRFMSVDPVFQAPTNTQSVNPYSYVMNNPLSLVDPSGYMSVACPGGAYESGCAGGGLHCDLWCDPPGQIRPRNDEKKAKDRDAHAGSHIPGRADAFASCSGRCEITEENVGNGAHLKQAIADMQHLPKGASDIDRATALANVTGLGFFRDDNGDYHFEDIPTALTPADIEALTSPDTVKLATNLAGVVNHETLGMHDSPLENERLSEAKDKIVHQRLNAVRAFGDKVDERSGMMPPLMSGAGYREAFSITVRAMVEDRAGIDPTNGAVHYNMRTPDQDFAGRPFRYGGAVHTQSGPYISPTPYTYIETYGP; encoded by the coding sequence ATGGCCTTCATCCGTCGCGCGCACTCGCTTCCGGCGTTCTTCTTCTCGTTGCTGCTGACCTTCAGCACCGCAGGCGCGGTGGACCTGGATGGGTCGCACCTCGCGGTGCCGGGGGATTTCAACGCCGACGGACGGCTGGACGTGCTCCTGCAGCCGCTCACCACGCGCGACCGGGGCAGCCTCGTGCTGCAGGACGGCACCGGCGCCTTGAGTGTCGTGGCCCAGGGCTGGGACCCGGGTTACCTGGGCCTGGACTGGAGCGCGGGCGCGAGCGTGGTGACCACGGCCGACCTCAACGGCGACGGCCAGGACGACGTGCTGGTGCAGCCCGCCAGGACCGGCGGGAACGCCGCCGTGCTCATCACCGATCCCAGCGTGCAGCTACTGCACGTGAGCCAGGTCATCCCCGCGAACTACCTCAGTGTGGACTGGGCCGCTGCGGCCCACGGCATCGTCACCGGCGACTTCGACGGCGACCGGCACCGGGAGCTGTTCCTCCAGGCCATGAAGCGCAAGGGCACCGGGCTCATCGTGCACGCGGACGCTGCCGGCCATCTCGTGGGCGCCACCCAGGCGTTCGTGGACGGCTACCTCGGGCGCTTCTGGAGCGCCGCCGACGAGACCTTCTATGTGGGCGATTTCAACGGCGACGCGCGGGACGACCTGCTGGTCCAGTCCAAGCGCCGCGGTTCCGGCGAGTCCGTGTACGCACTGCTGCTGGCGGACGGCGCCGGCCGCTTCACCCGCCTTTCCCAGACCTGGAACAACCGCGACCTGGGCGCCGACTGGAACCCCGCCACCCACGTGATCCTCATCGAGGACGCGAACGGCGACGGCATCATGGACATCACGCTGCGTTCGAAGAACGGCGGCACGAACAGCCTGTTCGAAGGCAACACCCAAGGCGGCTTCACCCGGGCCACCGTCAAGTGGAACGGCGACAAGTCCGCCACCGAAGCCCTGCGCGACGCCGGCAAGCCGGTGAACGGCGGCATCAGCATCGTCGCGGCTCCCGGCCCCACCGCCAACATCATCACCGCGCCCACGGATCCGGAACAGGACCCGGTGGTCGTGCGTGGCACCCAGGGCACCCAGGGCAGCGGCCAGATCATGACCGTCAACGCCGTCGGCAACATGCAGGGCCAGCCGGGCGTCAGCGGCGGCACCGCCACCTATTCCATCCCGGTCGCGCTGCCGCCGGGCATCTCCGGCATGCAGCCTTCCATCGCCTTGAGCTATTCCAGCCGCGGCGGCAACGGCGAGATGGGCATGGGCTGGTCCGTGTCCGCGGGCTCCCAGGTCCATCGCTGCCCCGCCACCGAGGCGATGGACGGCTACAGCAACGGCGTGACGTACGGGTCCTCCGACCGCCTCTGCCTGGATGGCCAGCATCTCATCCGCGTGTCCGGCAGCGCCTACGGCCACGATGGCGCGGTCTACCGCACCGAGCTGGACAGCTTCGCGCGCATCACCGAGACCGGTGACATGGACACCGACACCTCCTCGTTCAAGGTGGAGGACAAGGACGGCCACGAACGCCGTTACGGCTACGGCAGCAACATCGGCGCCAGCAAGAACACCGTGTTCAGGGCCTACGACACCGCCGCCGGCGCCGTCATGACCAAGCCCCTGGCCTGGGGTCTCGGCATGGAGGTGGATACCTACAACAACAGCATCATCTACTACTACAGCTCGTTCGGCCTGGGCGAGTACCTGCTGACCCGCGTCACCTATACCGGGTCCGGCGCCACTGATGGCAACCGCGAGGTGGATTTCAACTACCTGGCCCGCAGCGATGCCAGCAGCCAGTACCTGGCGGGCGGGCTGACCCAGCAGACCCAGATCCTCTCCAGCGTCAGCACGGTCGAGAACGGCGCCGTGGTGAGCACCTATAACCTCGAATATGCGGACAGCGTCGCCACGCGCCGCAGCCTGCTCACGGGCGTGCAGCAATGCGGCGGCAGCGGTGCTGGGCGCCTGTGCCTGCCCGAGACCACGTTCACTTGGCACGATCCCGCCACCAGCTTCGATTCGCCGGTGAGCATCGACTCGCAGGATGCCTGTGGCCTGTCGTCGGTACGCGTCACGGGATATCAGCCGACCACGTCCAGCGTCGGTGACATCAATGGCGACGGTTTCCGGGACCTCTTGCATTACCGGTCCGGGTGCGATGCCACGATCTACCTCATGGGTCACGGGGGGCAGCTGACAGGCAGCTACGTGGTGACCGATGTCAGCAACCCCAGCAACAGCATCTTCGCCGACGTCCTGCCGAGCACGGAGACCGATATCGACAACGACGGTACCGCCGACCTCATCGGCGAGGCGAAGGACGGCGCCTGGCTCGCTTATTCCAGGTTCACCGGCTCGGGCTTGGGCGCGGCGGTGAAGCTGCGGGACGATGCCAACAACGCGATCCACTACAGCTACCAGGTCCAGGAGCCGGGCGGGGCGCAGACGGTGAACTCCATCGTCGCCATCACCGACGCGAACGGCGATGGCCGGGCGGACATCGTGGCCCTCATGCCGGATCCGGACACCTCCGGAAACTGGATGCTGGGCGTCTACCTGAACGACACGCCGCCCTGCGGCGGGACCTGCACGCCGGAGTTCAACAGCATCCCCCTCCGGATGTACACGGCGCCGAACTACACCGACGGTAACGGCTTCGTCAGGGTCCTGAGCGCGGGCCCCGTCGGCGACATGGATGGGAATGGCCTTCCCGATTTCGGAGTGAGCTACATCAGCGGCGGCGTGTCCAAGTCCTATTGGCTGTTCACGCAGCGCACCCCCGGCATCGGCTTCACCGCGGTGAGCCAGGATGCGGATGGCCGCACCCAGGAAGGCCGCGTCGGCATGCAGCTGGACATCAACGGCGACGGGCTTCCCGACATGGTGTACGACTGCACCTTGCAGAAGGACTGGTGCTATGCCCTGAACACCGGCAAGCCCGGTACGGGCCTGTTCGGCCCCGAGGTGAACACCGGATCGCTGGATGCCCAGGCAGGCAATGACAACGCGAAGGCGGGCATGTTGCAGGCCGATATCGACAACGATGGCCTCGCCGAGCTCATCTATCCGTCCATCCTGAAGTCCGAGTATTGCATCAGGGTCACCCAGGGTTCCGAGCCGGTGGACAAGTGCGCCTACAGCACTGGACAGACTCTCCCGGCCAACGAGGATCTCAGCATCTATCAATATGCCGTCCTGCGTTTTGTCCCGCAGCTGGTGGCGGGAGCTTACGTCTATAAGCCCGTCGGCGGCACCACGGGCATCATCGCCCAGGCCCACCTCGCGGCTCCCATGGACCTGGAAGGCGACGGGTTGTCCGATGTCGTATCGCCCTTCACCAAGTGGTATGCGGACGGCTACTTCATCGACCAGGGCACTTACACGCGCCCGATCGGTCCCCACATGTCCTCCAACACCGCCAGCTCCACCAGCAGTCTGAACGCCGCGCCGGATCTGATGACCGACGCGACCGACGGGTTCGGCGTCACCGCCAGCTGGAACTACTACCCCTTGTCGTCCAGCAAGACCTATGGCGGCGTGCCGCTGTATGCCTCTCCCGCCACAGGCAGCGGCGGCGCCTATGCGGGCGATGGGTATTTCTATTTCTCCTCGTCCATGTACGTGGTGGGTGACTACAGCGTCAGCGATGGCATCGGCGGCACCAACGTCCACGACTTCCACTACGGCCAGGCCATCTACAGCGGCCAGGGTAGGGGATTCCAGGGCTTCCGTACCGTGGTGGAGGACAACGTCGAGGTCGGTTCCCGCACCGTGCAGGTCTACCACCAGCGCTTCCCCCTGAGCGGCACTTTGGAGGAGAGCTGGACCATGCCGGTGGCCGAGGGCGTGGACCTCGTGGCCCCCGTGCCGCCCGCGAACCACCACTATGTGGACCATGTGGCTAACACCTGGGGCTGCCTGAAGAAGAATGAGACCGCCGGGCTCACCGTGGACGGCATCACCTGCAGCAAGCTGCTGGATGCCGGCACCTTCGTGCCCGTCCTGACTCGCAGCATCGAGACCCGCTACGATGTCGGGAGCTACGCCCTGCTCTCGACCACCGACACCCAGTATTGCCCTGTCAGCGGCGGCGCCTGCGCCGGCGGGCTGGGCTACGACATGTACGCGAACCCGCTGGGCTCCGTGAGCACCACCACGGATGCCGGCGGCACCTACGTGAGCAGCGTGTCAAATACCTATGCGAGCGACACCACCAGCTGGTGGCTGGATAAGCTCACCAGCAGCACCAAGACCGTGGACGCGGGCTACACGGCCAATGATCCGGCGGCGGTGTCCCGCACCACCACCTACACCTACGACGGCGGCCGCAGCCTGAACGTGGTGGACGCGCTGGGAGACGGCGCGGCGACCGAGATCACCACCGATTACGACCATGATGCCCGCGGCAACGTCAGCAAGGTCACCGTGAGCGGCGGTTCCGGCGCCACGGCGGTGGGCCCCCGCATCACCACCACCACCTATACCACCGGTGCCGATGCGTTCTATTTCGTGAAGACCGTCACCAACCCCATGGGCCACGTGACCACCATCACCCCCGACCCGCGCTTCGGCTCGCCGAGCCTGGTCACAGACCCCAACGGCGTCAAGACCGCCTACGGCTACGACGTGTTCGGCCGCAAGGTCTCGACCCAGGTCACGGACCCGATCTCGCTGCCGGAACAGGTCATCCAGTACCTGCCGGGGAACGACGGCTCCTGCGACGGCGCGGCAGTACCTGCCGCGTACTACGTGCTGGTGAACCAGGAGGGCGCGCCCAGCCACTACAGCTGCTATGACAAGCTGGGCCGCGTGATCCGCGAGGTGACCGAGAGCTTCTCCAGCAACGGCGACAACATCGCCCAGCGCACCGACTACGACGCGCTCGGGCGCGTGACGCGGGTCAACGAGCCCCATTTCGGCGCCGAAGCCATCCGCTGGAATACCCGCGCCTACGCGACCGACATCCTGGGCAGGCTCACGGACATGACCACCCGGGGCGTGCACACTCACTATGACTACGACGGCTTCAGCACCACCGTCACCACCTCGGCCAGCGGCGTGGCAGACCGGGTGGACGTGGAGACCCGCAACGCCATCGGCAAGATGCTGAGCGTGACCAATGCCTCCGGCACCACTGACGCGGCCGCCACGAGCTACCAGTACGACTCCGATGGCAACCCGGTGAAGATCATCGCGGCTGACGCGACGCATATCGACGCGGTCTATAACATCCTGGGCCAGAAGGTCGAGGTCACCGACCCGGACCAGGGCCATTCGGTGTACGTCTACGACGCGCTGGGCGACCTCAAGCAGCAGACCGACGGCAACAACCAGACCATCGTGATGGCCTACGACAACCTGGGCCGCATGGTCTCCAAGACCGCGCCCGAGGGCATCAGCACCTGGTGCTACGACAGCCAAGCCTGTGACGGCTCCAACACCGCGCCCTACATCGGCAAGCTGCGCATCGCCGCGAGTCCCGGCGGCTACCAGCAGAACTACATGTATGACGGCAACGGCCGCCTGAACCATGTGCGCGATGTCATAGACGGTGCCAGCTACGACACCGACACCACCTTCGACGCGGATGGCCGCATCGACACCGTGACCTACCCGGCCAGCGTGGCCAATGCGGTGCCCACGGCGAGCGCCGGCAGCAACCAGTACGTGCCCCCGGGCGCTACGGTCACCCTGCACGGCTCCGCCACGGACGCGGATGCGGCCCCGAACCCTGTGCTGTACCGCTGGACCCAGAGCGCCGGCCCTGCGGCGGACTTGAGCGACGGCACAGCCACCACGCCCACGTTCACCGCCACCAGCACGCTGGGCACCACTTACAGCTTCCAGCTCACGGCGGACGACGGCCTCTCGGCCGGCTCCGACACGGTGAACGTGACGGTACCGAGTGCGCCCACCACGCCGAATGGCATGAACGCCGGCGCGGATCCGGACCGGGACGGAGACTATACGGTTTCCTGGAATGCGGTCGCCGTCACCGGTACCACCATGAAGTATCACCTGGAGGAGGCGGGCACGGACACCAGCAGTGCGCCGCCGGCCTCGGCCTATACCGAGATTGCCCTGGTCACCGGTACCTCCAGGGTCGTGAGCCACCCCGGCAACGGCCACTATTACTATTGGTACCGCGTCAAGGCCGAGAACTTCATCGGCTCCAGCCCCGTCGGCACCAGCGGCTATAGCGGCGCGGACAGCATCCACCTGGTGGTGGCGCCCGGCACGCCCTCCAGCATCTCGCCCACGGCGGCCAGTTCCACTACCGGCAGCTACTCCGTCTCCTGGGGCGCCTATACCGGCGCGCTGCCATCCTCCAAGGTGTTCTACGAGCTGCAGGAGGACACCGCCACCGGCTGGCCCTCGCCCACGCTCGTGTACACCGGCACCAGCCGGTCGAAGAGCTTCAGCGGCAAGGGCTTGGGGGAGTACTACTACCGGGTGCGGGCCTGCAACCAGGACGGCGCCCTCAAGGCCTGCAGCGACTACCTGGGCCGCGCGTTCATCGAAGTGACCGGCAGCGGCGGCTGTCCCAACTGCAACCCGCAGATCGTCGCTCCGGGTGACGGCAGCATCGCCGCCGCAGTGCCGGCCAGCCCTGACTTGCTGGCTGCTGCTCGTCATTCCGGCGAAAGCCGGAATCCAGCTTTGTCTCAATTGGCTTCGACCGAACCTCTAACGTCTGTCGATCCCATTCAGCTTTCGGATCCGACGCGTGTGGCCTTGGCTACCGTCCAGGCTCCAAGGAAGCAACCCAATTTGTCTGCTCGTCCTGAGTTCGCTCCGCCGCTCTACAAGGCCTGGGCGGGCGCGCACCTGGAGAGCGCCACCACCACCTATCCCGTGGCGCGGCTCTCGGTGAAGTACGCCTACACCGCCAACGGCTACCTGTGGAAGCTCACCTCCGGCGTGGACCCCAACCGGGTCTACTGGCAGGTGAACTCGTTCGCGGGAGGCACCGGTTCCACCGACGCTGCCGGCAACTTCTACGAGCACGGCATGGATGCCCACGGCAACGTGGTGGTGGCGGATTCCGGCGCTAACCTGAGCACCCATTATTCCTACGACCCCTTGACCCGCTATATGGTGGAGACCAGCACCAGCCTGAGCGGCAGCGGCACGGTGCAGGACATGACGTTCCAGTGGACCCCCACCGGCAACCTCACCCAGCGCAGCGACGTGCTCACCGGTGCCAGCGAGGCGTTCCACTACGACCTGCACAACAGGTTGCTAGATTCCACGGTGACCAATGCCGGCGGTACCCAGCCCATGGTGAGCTATAGCTACAACAGCGTGGGTAACATCACCCAGAAGGTGGAAGGGACCAACACCACCACCTACGCCTATGGGTTCGGTACTGACCACCCCCATGCCGTCGCCACCCTGAGCGGCGCCGCCACCGCGTCCTACAACTACGACGCGGACGGCAACATGAGCTGCCGTGACTCGGCGGGCTTAAGCTGCACCGGCACTCCCACCGGCAACGTAGTGTGGGATTCTGACAACCAGCCCACCAACATCACCGAGGGAAGCAACTACAGCAACTTCTCCTACGCTTCCGACAAGCACAAGTACAAGGAAGTTGCGATGGCGTCTGGCACCCAGACCACGACCCTGTATATCGGCGGCCTGGAGATCGAGACCACCGGCACCACCGTGGAGTACCACCACAACATGACGGCCTATGGCCGCCCCGTGCTGCTGGACAAGTTCGTCACTGATACAGCCACCGGCAACCCGGCGGAGACCCAGGACTACCTGCTAACCGACCATTTGGGCAGCGTCACCACCACCGTGGAAGGCGCCAGCAACATCGTGGGTCATAGGAACTATGATTCGTTCGGCCGAAAGCGTGACCCCGGCACTTGGACCGGTACGGGGAGCGGTTCCTCCGCCACCAAGACCCATGGTTATACAGACCATGAGGACTTGGACCACCTGAACCTGGTGCACATGCAGGGCCGGGTCTACGATCCGAAGCTTGGCAGGTTCATGTCAGTGGATCCGGTGTTCCAGGCGCCGACCAATACTCAGTCGGTCAACCCGTATAGCTATGTGATGAATAATCCGTTGAGCTTGGTGGATCCGAGTGGGTACATGTCAGTAGCTTGCCCTGGTGGTGCCTACGAATCTGGGTGTGCTGGTGGTGGTTTGCACTGCGACCTGTGGTGCGATCCGCCGGGACAAATCCGGCCCCGAAACGATGAGAAGAAGGCTAAAGACCGTGATGCTCACGCAGGTTCGCACATTCCCGGTCGCGCCGATGCCTTTGCATCCTGTTCGGGTCGGTGCGAAATCACTGAAGAGAACGTAGGGAACGGAGCACACCTGAAGCAAGCTATCGCTGACATGCAGCACTTGCCCAAGGGTGCCTCTGACATAGATAGGGCGACAGCGCTAGCAAACGTTACAGGGTTAGGATTTTTCCGCGATGACAATGGGGATTATCACTTTGAGGATATTCCTACGGCTTTAACGCCGGCTGATATCGAAGCTTTGACTTCGCCTGACACAGTAAAACTAGCGACTAACTTGGCTGGTGTTGTGAACCACGAGACTCTAGGAATGCATGACAGTCCTCTAGAGAATGAACGACTGTCTGAGGCAAAAGACAAGATTGTTCATCAACGACTTAACGCTGTACGAGCATTCGGTGATAAGGTAGATGAGAGATCTGGAATGATGCCTCCACTTATGAGCGGAGCGGGTTACAGAGAGGCATTCTCCATTACTGTAAGAGCGATGGTTGAAGATCGTGCTGGCATTGACCCCACCAACGGGGCCGTGCATTACAACATGCGTACTCCGGATCAAGACTTCGCTGGACGGCCATTCAGATATGGTGGAGCCGTCCACACACAGTCGGGACCCTATATATCCCCGACGCCATATACATATATTGAAACCTACGGACCATAG